GGTGTAGCCAGCGATGCTGAGGCGTCATGCAACCCCCTTATTTCGTCTGTCTGAGGAGGCTATTCGGGTTCGATAATCTTGCCACCAGCGAGTCAATGCTGCCGTTACAGGCTGCCAGGCATCGTCGACACAAGGCTGAATACCGAGCGCTTCCAGTTTTTGCCAGGGCGTATAACCCATACGTACGCAGAACACCGCTTGTACATCGGCGAGTAGATCAAAAATCGCCGTCATCCGCTCTTCATTGTCCTGTTCGGTGTCGCAATTGTCGTTACCGTGACAATATTTAGGTGTGAAACGCTGATTCACCAGCACCACACCTGCGGCAGAGAGACTGTAAATATAAAAACGGTCGGCATGACCAAAATGGCTGTCAATCACATCCCCACGTTGCGATGCCACGGCCACCAGGCAAGCGTCTTCATCATCCGATTCCCCCTGGGTCGCAATACTGGCGTGCAGCCTGGCACGCTGGAACAGTACCGGCAACCAGGGTTGTGGTGACGGCTCAGGTTCCGGTATCCGGGCAAACTGTTGGCTACGATCTTCCCCCAGCATACCAATCGCATCCGCGCGGCACTGATGACAGTGGGTCATCTGCGGCATGATCTCACCACAGCGCTGCCTGACTGCCGCGATCATGGCGGCATCAGGTTCCGCTTGTCCGTTCAGGCCAAACACCGTGCCATGTTCAGGTCGGGCAATCAGCGGCATGATGTTATGGATAAACGCACCGCTGGCTTGCAGCAACTGACTGACATCGGGTAACGCCTGATCGTTAATTCCCGGAATCAACACCGAGTTAATTTTCACTAATACGCCCTTCGCGGTGAGCCGACGTACGCCTTCCAGTTGACGGGCAACCAGAATCTCACCCGCTTCACGCCCGCTGTAACGCTCCCCCTCCAGCCACAGCCAGGCATAAATTTGCGCGGCGATGTCGGGATCAAGGGTGTTAATGGTGACGGTGACATGGTCAACGCCAAGCGCCACCAGACGATCCACCGCATCAGGCAGCATCAAACCATTGGTGGAGAGGCATAATTTCAGGTCAGGAAACGCCTCCCGCACGCGTTCGAGGGTGCTAAAGGTACGATGCATATTTGCCAGCGGATCACCCGGACCGGCGATGCCCACCACTGATAATTGTGGGATCGCCGTCGCGACCTGACGGACTTTGGCAACAGCTTGTTCCGGCGTCAGCAAGGTCGAGGAGACACCGGGCCGTGACTCGTTACTGCAATCAAACTTGCGATTGCAGTAGTTGCATTGCAGGTTACAGGCGGGTGCCACCGGCAAGTGCATACGGGCAAACCGGTGGTGCCCACTGCGTGAGTAGCAGGGGTGTGACGCCACTTTCCCCGCGACCAAATCATCCAGCATTTCGCGAGTGGGTGCCTGACAGGCAGAAGAGGAGCAGGAAGTCATAACGTTACCTTGATAAGATCGACTGAACTTCCTGCTGCAAGTTATGTACCGTTTGCCAATTTTATAACCAACTGAAATAAAACAATTTTCATTCTATTTTTCGCGCTGGGTTTTGTCATAATCACCACCTGTAGCTGACAATGTGCTGATCATCACAATTCGCGTCAGAGACGCGGCATGGTGATATCCATGGTCTGAATACGGTAGGCTACCTGGCGCGGCGTCATTCCCAGTAACCGGGCCGCTTTGGCCTGCACCCATCCGGCTTTTTCCAGCGCAGCGATTAACCGCTGGCGCTCATCGAGATTCTGATCCAGCCAGCTGTCTTCTCGCGGTGCGCTGACCGGCAGTGGTTTTGGCACCGTTTCCCGATGGTTAAACAGAATGACTTCACGATCAATTAACCCGCTATCCGACATCACCGCCGAACGCTCCAGGCAGTTTTCCAGCTCACGTACATTGCCCGGCCAGTTGTAACTCAGCAGCAGACGGATTGCGCCTTCGCTGATCCGCAGGGTGCGGTGCTGGTTTTGCCCGATTTTGCGCACCAGAAAATGTGCCAACTCAGGGATATCGTCCTGACGTTCGCGTAGCGGCGGGAGCGCAACCGGCATTACATTCAGGCGGTAATAAAGATCTTCACGAAAATTCCCGTTGCGGACCTCTTCCTCCAGATTACGGTTGGTCGCAGCAATAATTCGCACGTTGACCCGCAGGGTTTCATCCCCCCCGACCCGTTCCATTTCGCCTTCCTGCAAGATCCGAAGTAGTTTGGCCTGAAAAGACGCGCTGCTCTCGCCAATCTCATCGAGAAAAAGCGTGCCGCCATCAGCCAGTTCGAATCGTCCTTTCCGCTGCCGCACCGCGCC
This window of the Pantoea phytobeneficialis genome carries:
- the nifB gene encoding nitrogenase cofactor biosynthesis protein NifB; translation: MTSCSSSACQAPTREMLDDLVAGKVASHPCYSRSGHHRFARMHLPVAPACNLQCNYCNRKFDCSNESRPGVSSTLLTPEQAVAKVRQVATAIPQLSVVGIAGPGDPLANMHRTFSTLERVREAFPDLKLCLSTNGLMLPDAVDRLVALGVDHVTVTINTLDPDIAAQIYAWLWLEGERYSGREAGEILVARQLEGVRRLTAKGVLVKINSVLIPGINDQALPDVSQLLQASGAFIHNIMPLIARPEHGTVFGLNGQAEPDAAMIAAVRQRCGEIMPQMTHCHQCRADAIGMLGEDRSQQFARIPEPEPSPQPWLPVLFQRARLHASIATQGESDDEDACLVAVASQRGDVIDSHFGHADRFYIYSLSAAGVVLVNQRFTPKYCHGNDNCDTEQDNEERMTAIFDLLADVQAVFCVRMGYTPWQKLEALGIQPCVDDAWQPVTAALTRWWQDYRTRIASSDRRNKGVA